In the genome of Bradyrhizobium sp. CIAT3101, one region contains:
- a CDS encoding winged helix-turn-helix domain-containing protein — protein sequence MQFLFRDHLLDTDLRELSREQVPVSVEPQVFDLVVHLMENRDRVVSKDELIDKIWHGRSVSESTLTSRINAARKAIGDSGANQTLIRTIARKGFRFVGNVETKSGAATMEPRRSVTTSHATPAPPDRPAIAVLPFTNMSGDREQDYFSDGISEDIITALSKLRWFFVVARNSSFVYKGRAVHLHEIARELGVRYVLEGSVRRSGDRVRISAQLNDVSTGGHLWAERYDRELADIFAVQDEITEAIVAAIEPQLYAAENFRAQQKPPGSLDAWDFVMRALSHYWHITREDNASAQALLEQAIAIDPAYGKALGLLATSHIFGAHMGWADMAATVPVAERAALAAVEADRDDAWAHHGLAYTYLFRRRFDDALAEFELALKLNPNFAMAHAFYGVTLCYAGRWQDGDAAARRALQLSPRDPLAAIYCGVAGYAQFIGRNYEDAMHMARESMRQRADFVGAHRVLTAAAGMSGDPALAAAALEGLRRTQPGISLAWITQELPMLREEDRAHYLEGFRRAGMR from the coding sequence GTGCAGTTTCTGTTCCGGGACCACCTTCTCGATACCGACTTGCGCGAGCTGAGCCGCGAGCAGGTTCCCGTGTCCGTGGAACCGCAGGTTTTCGACCTCGTCGTCCATCTCATGGAAAACCGCGACCGGGTCGTCAGCAAGGACGAGCTGATCGACAAGATCTGGCACGGCCGCAGCGTCTCCGAATCGACCCTGACCAGCCGGATCAATGCCGCGCGCAAGGCGATCGGCGACAGTGGCGCGAACCAGACCTTGATCCGCACGATCGCGCGAAAAGGCTTTCGTTTCGTCGGCAATGTCGAGACCAAGTCCGGGGCGGCGACGATGGAACCGCGCCGCAGCGTCACAACGTCGCACGCGACGCCTGCGCCGCCCGACCGCCCCGCGATCGCCGTGCTGCCCTTCACCAATATGAGTGGCGACCGCGAGCAGGATTATTTCTCCGACGGCATCAGCGAAGACATCATCACTGCTTTGTCGAAGCTGCGCTGGTTCTTCGTCGTCGCCCGGAACTCCTCCTTCGTCTACAAGGGCCGCGCCGTGCATCTCCACGAGATCGCGCGCGAGCTCGGCGTACGCTACGTGCTCGAGGGCAGCGTACGACGCAGCGGCGACCGCGTGCGCATCTCGGCCCAGCTCAACGACGTCTCGACCGGCGGCCATCTCTGGGCCGAGCGCTACGACCGCGAGCTTGCCGACATCTTTGCCGTGCAGGACGAGATCACCGAAGCCATCGTCGCCGCGATCGAGCCGCAGCTCTACGCCGCCGAAAACTTTCGCGCCCAGCAGAAGCCGCCGGGCAGTCTCGATGCCTGGGACTTCGTGATGCGCGCGCTGTCGCATTACTGGCACATCACGCGCGAGGACAATGCATCGGCGCAGGCGCTGCTGGAGCAGGCGATCGCCATCGACCCCGCCTATGGCAAGGCGCTGGGCCTGCTCGCCACCAGCCACATTTTTGGTGCGCATATGGGCTGGGCCGATATGGCCGCGACTGTCCCGGTGGCCGAGCGCGCGGCGCTTGCCGCGGTCGAGGCCGATCGCGACGACGCCTGGGCCCATCACGGCCTGGCCTATACCTATCTGTTCCGCCGCCGTTTCGACGACGCGCTGGCGGAGTTCGAGCTGGCCTTGAAGCTCAATCCGAATTTCGCGATGGCGCACGCCTTCTACGGCGTCACGCTGTGCTACGCGGGACGATGGCAGGACGGCGATGCGGCTGCACGCCGCGCGCTGCAGCTCAGCCCGCGCGACCCGCTCGCGGCGATCTATTGCGGCGTTGCCGGCTACGCCCAGTTCATCGGGCGCAATTACGAGGACGCCATGCATATGGCGCGCGAATCGATGCGGCAGCGCGCCGATTTCGTCGGTGCGCATCGCGTGCTCACGGCGGCCGCCGGCATGTCTGGCGACCCCGCACTTGCCGCCGCAGCGCTGGAAGGATTGCGGCGCACCCAGCCCGGCATCTCGCTTGCCTGGATC